A genome region from Myroides fluvii includes the following:
- a CDS encoding DUF2851 family protein produces MKEAFVHYVWEKQLFTTPFLQTEQKQEISVIHPGQWSTLAGPDFFNAQISIDGQVWAGNIEVHLQSSDWYRHHHERDVRYDNVILHVVWEYDTPVFNSQGIEIPTLLVPTYIQPAVLTQTQRLFAPKATINCQTLIGDSLTPIAWYKWKETLYVERLEEKGMQIESLLTDTKGDWNQVLWCMLAKNFGLNINGDAFFSLARALPIQTLLKEGDELPNIEALLFGMAGFLNAEEKEILDRYYWDLTKRWTFFRHKYQLKERNVQEMHFFKLRPTNFPTIRLAQLASLIYSQKYKFAALLQMQGISELKSMLQTDVSAYWQTHYAFGKEGKKATKKLSTPFQELLLLNTIIPIQFIFERQKGNAEHVEQIVEMSRQLQLETNAVTTLFQKEGVNLESAFDSQAMIQLNKKYCLWNKCLSCAVGMAILNKKN; encoded by the coding sequence ATGAAAGAAGCTTTTGTACACTACGTTTGGGAAAAGCAATTGTTTACCACGCCATTCTTGCAGACGGAACAAAAGCAAGAGATTAGCGTTATTCATCCAGGGCAATGGTCTACGTTGGCTGGCCCTGATTTTTTTAATGCACAAATTTCCATTGATGGACAAGTTTGGGCTGGTAATATTGAAGTTCATCTCCAATCTTCGGATTGGTATCGGCATCATCACGAACGAGATGTTCGGTATGATAATGTAATTTTACACGTTGTATGGGAATATGATACACCCGTGTTTAATTCTCAAGGCATAGAAATACCTACTTTGCTTGTACCTACCTACATTCAACCAGCAGTATTAACACAAACACAGCGACTCTTTGCACCTAAAGCAACCATTAATTGCCAAACCTTAATAGGGGATAGTCTAACTCCAATTGCCTGGTATAAATGGAAAGAGACCTTATATGTAGAACGCTTAGAAGAAAAGGGGATGCAAATTGAGTCGCTCCTAACAGATACAAAAGGCGATTGGAATCAGGTGCTATGGTGTATGCTCGCTAAAAACTTTGGATTAAACATCAATGGGGATGCTTTTTTCTCTCTAGCAAGAGCACTGCCTATTCAAACGCTACTTAAAGAAGGAGATGAGTTACCCAATATTGAAGCCTTGCTCTTTGGAATGGCTGGATTCTTGAATGCGGAAGAAAAGGAAATACTCGATCGTTACTATTGGGATTTGACCAAACGATGGACGTTTTTTCGACACAAATACCAGCTCAAGGAACGCAATGTTCAAGAAATGCATTTCTTTAAACTGAGACCCACTAATTTCCCTACTATTCGCTTAGCTCAATTAGCCTCGTTGATCTATAGTCAGAAGTACAAATTTGCTGCACTGCTTCAAATGCAGGGCATAAGTGAATTAAAAAGCATGCTTCAAACGGATGTCAGTGCGTATTGGCAAACCCATTACGCATTTGGAAAAGAAGGAAAAAAAGCAACAAAAAAATTGTCAACCCCTTTTCAAGAGCTCCTGCTCTTGAACACAATTATTCCCATTCAATTTATATTTGAACGCCAGAAAGGAAATGCAGAACATGTGGAACAAATTGTCGAAATGAGTAGGCAACTCCAACTAGAAACGAATGCAGTAACTACGTTATTTCAAAAAGAAGGAGTGAATTTAGAAAGTGCTTTTGATTCGCAAGCCATGATTCAATTAAACAAAAAGTACTGTCTGTGGAATAAATGTTTGTCTTGCGCAGTAGGCATGGCAATTTTAAATAAAAAGAACTAA
- a CDS encoding ComEA family DNA-binding protein — translation MIQFLLFLYYQQQPTTNNQYVLARDEQQSIQRELDSLRLMNAKKKDTIYPFNPNYITDYKGYILELTPVEIDRILVYRSENQYINSAQEFQQLTGVSNRWMEKYERYFIFGNRYKKKTATATSRSSTVGNQSQTRVSAKDVRDINVATATELQEIHGIGPVLSKRILDDRDRWGGYVHMDQVKFVYGLSQQVVESILLQFAVLTPSAKTPIDLNNSTINDLKNIPYLNYYLAREIVKYRSLHGDFVNKEQLKEIEKIPLDKIDIISLYLEIRN, via the coding sequence ATGATACAATTTCTATTGTTTTTGTATTATCAACAACAACCAACAACCAATAATCAGTACGTATTAGCTCGTGATGAGCAACAATCCATCCAAAGAGAACTAGATAGTTTGCGTCTGATGAACGCGAAGAAAAAAGACACCATTTATCCGTTTAATCCAAATTACATAACCGATTACAAGGGATATATACTCGAATTGACTCCAGTGGAAATTGATCGTATATTAGTGTATAGGTCAGAAAACCAGTATATTAATTCTGCTCAAGAGTTTCAACAGTTGACAGGTGTTTCGAATAGATGGATGGAGAAGTATGAACGTTATTTTATATTTGGAAATCGATACAAAAAAAAGACCGCTACCGCTACTAGTCGTTCTAGTACTGTAGGAAATCAATCCCAAACAAGGGTGAGCGCGAAAGATGTACGCGATATCAATGTAGCAACTGCCACCGAATTACAAGAAATCCACGGTATTGGCCCCGTCTTATCTAAGCGAATTTTAGATGATCGCGATCGATGGGGGGGATATGTCCACATGGATCAGGTCAAGTTTGTGTATGGATTATCTCAGCAAGTAGTGGAATCAATTTTATTGCAGTTTGCCGTTCTTACACCAAGCGCAAAAACGCCAATAGATTTGAATAACTCAACTATTAATGATTTGAAAAATATACCTTATTTGAATTATTATCTCGCAAGAGAGATTGTTAAATATAGAAGTTTACACGGTGATTTCGTTAATAAAGAGCAATTAAAAGAAATTGAAAAAATTCCTCTTGACAAGATTGATATAATTAGTTTATATTTGGAAATTAGGAATTAA
- a CDS encoding tetratricopeptide repeat protein: MKKLLILGFTVFSLVCFGQSKYEKGMQKALEQWQGGQIKEAIALLERIAASDKENWVPVYYQVFIEITQGFNNPQEAAVEEEIERNRIIIEQWLNKGGEEWYVLKGMNETLELITDPMTKGMTQSPIINQAYEQAVALNPKNPRAVYSLASFHLNSAKFMKVDVDYYCKMLHKSIELFDQQTSEIPFYPSWGKDWAVKTQELCVNKN; this comes from the coding sequence ATGAAAAAGTTATTAATTTTAGGTTTTACTGTATTTAGTTTAGTGTGTTTTGGGCAATCTAAATACGAAAAAGGTATGCAGAAAGCCCTTGAGCAATGGCAAGGTGGGCAAATAAAAGAAGCTATAGCTCTTTTGGAGCGCATTGCTGCTTCTGACAAGGAAAATTGGGTGCCTGTATATTATCAGGTATTTATTGAAATAACACAGGGTTTCAACAATCCACAGGAAGCAGCTGTAGAAGAGGAGATTGAACGCAATCGCATCATCATTGAGCAATGGCTGAATAAAGGAGGGGAAGAATGGTATGTGTTAAAAGGAATGAATGAAACATTAGAACTCATTACTGATCCCATGACGAAAGGGATGACTCAAAGTCCAATCATTAATCAAGCCTATGAGCAAGCTGTAGCATTAAATCCAAAGAATCCAAGAGCAGTATATTCCCTTGCTAGTTTTCATTTAAATAGTGCGAAATTTATGAAAGTAGATGTAGATTACTATTGTAAGATGTTGCATAAATCAATTGAATTATTCGATCAACAAACAAGTGAGATTCCTTTCTATCCCTCTTGGGGAAAGGATTGGGCTGTAAAAACACAAGAGTTGTGTGTAAATAAAAATTAA
- a CDS encoding dicarboxylate/amino acid:cation symporter, giving the protein MKKIVNNTIFRLLLGVIIGLLLGGYLNDALLQIILSTRHILGQVILFLVPLIILGFVVSSITKLDKDSIKIISFSVLIAYLSSIGAGFFSSILGYELIPRLEIANTANDLREIPAMLFKLDIPPVFGVMTSLTLALMIGIGILWTDARPLERAFDQFKAIVLLLVNRILIPILPFYIMSNFALLSYEGSIQSQLPVFLTVILIVLVAHFVWLAVLYAIAGIYSRKNPWEILKHYGPAYLTAVGTMSSAATLGVALHAANQSKVLHPSITNFTIPFFSNIHLCGSVLTEVFFVMTVSLVLYGTLPDFGTMILFILLLGIFAIGAPGVPGGTVMASLGIITSVLGFDDAGIALTLTIFALQDSFGTACNITGDGALSLLVTKFSEGNEQTGEEGEMG; this is encoded by the coding sequence ATGAAAAAAATAGTAAACAACACCATTTTTCGCTTATTACTTGGTGTAATAATTGGTCTTCTCCTTGGGGGGTATCTCAATGATGCACTTCTGCAAATTATCTTATCGACACGTCATATCTTAGGTCAAGTAATTTTGTTTCTAGTTCCTTTAATCATACTTGGCTTTGTAGTTTCTTCGATCACCAAACTCGATAAAGATTCAATAAAGATTATTAGTTTTTCTGTTTTAATTGCTTATCTATCGAGCATAGGCGCTGGTTTTTTTAGCTCCATTTTGGGATATGAATTAATTCCTAGATTAGAGATTGCAAACACAGCTAATGATTTGAGAGAAATACCCGCTATGTTATTTAAATTAGATATTCCTCCAGTATTTGGCGTGATGACTTCACTAACCTTAGCACTGATGATTGGTATTGGCATATTATGGACAGACGCAAGGCCTTTAGAACGGGCTTTTGATCAGTTTAAGGCTATTGTTTTGTTGTTAGTCAATCGCATACTAATTCCTATTCTTCCTTTTTACATCATGAGTAATTTTGCCTTACTCAGTTATGAAGGATCGATTCAATCTCAGCTCCCCGTATTCTTAACGGTGATTTTAATTGTACTAGTGGCTCATTTCGTTTGGTTAGCTGTGCTTTATGCGATTGCGGGAATTTACAGCAGAAAGAACCCCTGGGAGATCTTGAAGCATTATGGTCCAGCCTATTTAACAGCGGTAGGAACCATGTCATCGGCAGCTACTTTAGGTGTAGCGTTGCATGCTGCTAATCAAAGTAAAGTGCTTCACCCGTCCATAACAAACTTCACTATTCCTTTTTTCTCGAACATTCACCTGTGTGGTTCCGTATTGACAGAGGTATTCTTTGTGATGACAGTTTCTTTGGTCTTGTACGGTACTTTACCTGATTTTGGAACGATGATTCTCTTTATTCTGTTATTGGGTATTTTTGCCATTGGTGCTCCTGGAGTTCCTGGAGGTACTGTTATGGCTTCCTTGGGAATTATAACATCCGTACTTGGCTTTGACGATGCGGGAATTGCGCTAACATTAACCATTTTCGCCTTACAAGATAGTTTTGGAACAGCTTGTAATATAACAGGCGATGGTGCCTTGAGCTTACTAGTTACTAAGTTCAGTGAAGGAAATGAACAAACAGGAGAGGAAGGAGAGATGGGATAA
- a CDS encoding tyrosine-type recombinase/integrase: MDKNVQKFLEYLEKEKNYSAHTLEAYHHDVASFLVFVEESTRDYLTIKYEVVRLWIVALMEGNISKRSINRKMSALKAFYKFLMKVGAVEVSPLQQHKTLKVEKKLQLPFSVAEVDAVRLSLEEQEGFDALRDLVIVEMLYCLGLRRSELCGVQLADVDFYTQMIRITGKGNKVRYVPMIEPLSLLLKRYLAEREIVLSDVQKINDFLIDSKGAKVDEIFVYRMINLYFSKTTTKEKNSPHMLRHAFATHLLENGADINSIKELMGHQSLASTEVYAHVNLKELKETYKRTHPRLKKKN; the protein is encoded by the coding sequence ATGGATAAAAATGTACAGAAATTTCTGGAGTATTTAGAGAAGGAGAAGAATTATTCTGCTCATACCCTTGAGGCATATCACCATGATGTTGCTTCTTTTTTGGTTTTTGTGGAAGAGTCAACACGAGATTACTTGACAATTAAATACGAGGTGGTGCGTTTGTGGATTGTTGCTTTGATGGAGGGAAATATCAGTAAGCGTTCCATTAATCGAAAGATGAGTGCGCTTAAGGCCTTTTATAAATTTTTGATGAAAGTGGGGGCTGTAGAAGTTAGCCCGCTGCAACAGCACAAAACGCTTAAAGTTGAAAAGAAATTGCAATTGCCCTTTTCGGTGGCGGAGGTTGATGCTGTGCGGTTGTCGTTGGAAGAACAAGAGGGATTTGACGCGTTGAGGGATTTGGTAATTGTAGAAATGTTGTACTGTCTAGGGTTGCGAAGAAGTGAACTATGTGGTGTGCAGTTGGCTGATGTGGATTTTTATACACAAATGATTCGCATAACAGGTAAGGGAAATAAGGTTCGCTATGTTCCGATGATAGAGCCTTTGTCGTTGCTCTTGAAGCGTTATCTTGCAGAGCGAGAGATTGTTTTGAGCGATGTTCAGAAAATTAACGATTTTTTAATAGATAGTAAGGGTGCTAAAGTTGATGAAATATTTGTTTATCGAATGATTAATTTATATTTTAGTAAGACAACAACAAAGGAGAAAAATAGTCCTCATATGTTACGGCATGCTTTTGCTACGCATCTGTTAGAAAATGGTGCGGATATCAATTCAATAAAGGAGTTGATGGGGCATCAAAGCTTGGCTTCGACAGAAGTTTATGCGCATGTAAATTTGAAAGAATTGAAAGAGACATATAAGAGGACACATCCAAGGTTGAAGAAAAAAAATTAG
- a CDS encoding acyl-CoA dehydrogenase family protein has protein sequence MNFEYNETQAMIAESIRDFAEQNIRPYIMEWDEAQIFPVDLFKKLGEMGYMGVLVPEEYGGSGLNYHEYITIVEEISKVDSSIGLSVAAHNSLCTNHILTFANEEQKKRWLPKLATAEWIGAWGLTEHNTGSDAGGMSTTAVKDGDHWVLNGAKNFITHAISGNVAVVIVRTGEKGDSRGMTAFVVEKGTPGFSSGKKENKLGMRASETAELIFDNCRVPDANRLGEVGEGFIQAMKVLDGGRISIGALSLGIAKGAYEAALKYSKERVQFGKPISDFQAIGFKLADMATEIEASELLLHKAAFLKNNNKPMTKLGAMAKMYASEVCVKVSTDAIQIHGGYGYTKDFPVEKFFRDSKLCTIGEGTTEIQKLVISRNILKE, from the coding sequence ATGAATTTTGAATACAATGAAACTCAAGCAATGATTGCTGAGTCTATTAGAGATTTCGCAGAACAAAATATTCGTCCATATATTATGGAGTGGGATGAAGCACAGATTTTTCCTGTTGATTTATTTAAGAAATTAGGAGAAATGGGTTATATGGGAGTACTGGTTCCAGAAGAATACGGAGGATCAGGACTGAATTACCACGAATATATTACCATTGTAGAAGAAATATCAAAAGTAGATTCGTCAATTGGTTTATCTGTTGCGGCTCATAATTCATTATGTACAAACCACATTTTGACATTTGCCAATGAGGAGCAAAAGAAAAGATGGTTGCCAAAATTAGCAACTGCAGAGTGGATTGGTGCTTGGGGATTAACGGAGCACAATACGGGTTCTGATGCAGGTGGAATGAGTACTACGGCTGTTAAAGATGGTGATCATTGGGTGTTGAATGGAGCTAAAAACTTTATTACGCACGCGATTTCTGGTAATGTAGCAGTTGTTATTGTTCGTACAGGAGAAAAAGGAGATTCACGTGGAATGACTGCTTTCGTAGTTGAAAAAGGTACCCCAGGATTTTCAAGTGGAAAAAAAGAAAATAAATTGGGAATGCGTGCTTCAGAGACCGCAGAATTGATTTTTGATAATTGTCGTGTTCCAGATGCAAACCGCTTAGGTGAAGTTGGAGAAGGATTTATCCAAGCGATGAAAGTATTAGATGGTGGTCGTATCTCAATCGGAGCATTATCTTTAGGAATTGCTAAAGGAGCTTACGAAGCAGCGTTGAAATATTCAAAAGAAAGAGTGCAGTTTGGAAAACCAATTAGCGATTTCCAAGCAATCGGATTCAAATTAGCAGATATGGCTACTGAAATCGAAGCTTCTGAATTGTTATTGCACAAAGCAGCTTTCTTGAAAAACAACAATAAACCCATGACTAAATTAGGAGCAATGGCAAAAATGTATGCTTCTGAAGTGTGTGTGAAAGTTTCTACTGATGCAATCCAAATTCACGGCGGGTATGGATACACGAAAGATTTCCCAGTTGAAAAATTCTTCCGTGATTCAAAACTATGTACCATTGGAGAAGGAACAACGGAAATTCAAAAGTTAGTTATTTCTAGAAATATCTTAAAAGAGTAG
- a CDS encoding PspC domain-containing protein → MINNLRYFFEKHGFKVSTRLGDRLGIRVTNIRLFFIYLSFFTLGLAFALYLTLAFIVRLKDLIYTKRSSVFDL, encoded by the coding sequence ATGATAAACAATTTGCGTTATTTTTTTGAAAAGCACGGATTTAAAGTATCTACCCGTTTGGGTGATCGCTTGGGAATTCGCGTGACTAATATTCGCCTCTTTTTTATTTATCTGTCTTTTTTTACGTTGGGATTGGCTTTTGCACTCTATCTGACCTTAGCCTTTATTGTAAGGTTAAAAGATTTAATCTATACGAAACGCAGTTCTGTATTTGATTTGTAA
- a CDS encoding sensor histidine kinase has protein sequence MCINWYRHITLVVIFGVVSCMSTSYYYFNKARHVTDFSYVDYLFSKNALLSFLITLLIYGANVATTLLLNFMLNKRDQKAKIPLRRNLRNIVFFANGLLVSIFSYYFFLSVLLWAFYDVSFSSFYSGRNLHLADLLGVVLISFFIILIVFVFSYNDQVRLLELKNKEMEIALQKTQIAHMKEQLSPHFLFNNLNVLISTIQEDSAKAEQFARSFSKIYRYVLERLDDTSCALADELLFIKDYVYLLNVRYDNAIDFHIEKEVMQNSEVQVPTLSLQLLIENVVKHNTIPSEGKLRIELKMEGDYLVLWNEKSGKPNQVYSSGVGLQNLSKRCQLLVKKEIEIQDVTDGFSVKIPLYSKDEI, from the coding sequence ATGTGTATTAATTGGTATCGACATATAACATTAGTGGTGATTTTTGGTGTAGTTAGCTGTATGTCTACGTCTTATTATTACTTTAATAAAGCGAGACATGTAACTGATTTTTCTTATGTGGATTATCTATTCTCGAAAAATGCACTGCTTTCTTTTTTGATTACCTTACTTATTTATGGGGCGAACGTTGCTACTACGCTATTGTTGAATTTTATGCTGAACAAACGAGATCAGAAGGCAAAAATTCCATTGCGTAGAAATTTGCGCAATATCGTATTTTTTGCCAATGGGTTACTGGTGTCTATTTTCTCGTATTATTTTTTCTTGAGTGTTTTGTTGTGGGCTTTTTATGATGTCTCCTTCTCTTCCTTTTATTCTGGAAGAAACTTGCATCTAGCTGATTTGCTAGGTGTGGTGTTAATTAGTTTTTTTATTATTCTGATTGTATTTGTATTTTCATATAATGATCAGGTAAGACTGCTAGAATTGAAAAACAAAGAAATGGAAATTGCGTTGCAGAAAACCCAAATAGCACACATGAAAGAACAATTGTCTCCTCATTTTTTGTTTAACAATTTAAATGTGTTAATTAGTACGATTCAAGAAGATTCAGCAAAAGCAGAGCAATTCGCACGTTCTTTTTCTAAAATATACCGCTATGTGTTGGAACGTCTTGATGATACCTCTTGTGCGTTAGCCGATGAACTGCTATTTATTAAAGACTACGTTTATCTGTTGAATGTTCGCTATGACAATGCGATTGATTTTCATATTGAAAAAGAGGTGATGCAAAATAGCGAAGTACAAGTGCCTACGTTAAGCTTGCAATTGTTGATAGAGAATGTAGTGAAGCACAATACAATTCCGTCCGAAGGGAAGCTGAGAATAGAATTAAAAATGGAGGGTGATTATCTGGTTCTGTGGAATGAAAAAAGTGGAAAACCCAATCAAGTGTATTCATCAGGTGTGGGATTGCAAAATTTGTCTAAACGATGCCAGTTGTTGGTGAAAAAAGAGATAGAAATACAAGATGTAACAGATGGGTTTAGTGTGAAAATACCACTGTATAGTAAAGATGAAATATGA
- a CDS encoding LytR/AlgR family response regulator transcription factor, giving the protein MNIVIIEDEKPAARLLMRELEKLGFTVQQMLYSVGEAIPWFLQNEEPDLIFADIQLTDGLSLEIFEQVVLKHSAIIFVTSFDHYAVKAFKLNSIDYLLKPIDPTALVAAINKYRTQQNRIGQKVQILKTAHDAPAYAKRLMTKVGMHIKMVLLEEVVCFYREDRGVYMATREGKNQLLEESSIEAVLKMVDPTKFFRVNRYQVVAIDHIVQIVQLSTSRLKLVLLNYSDEVIVSRERVSDFKLWLGAN; this is encoded by the coding sequence ATGAATATAGTTATTATAGAAGACGAAAAACCTGCTGCGCGATTATTGATGCGCGAGTTGGAGAAGTTAGGCTTTACTGTGCAGCAGATGTTATATTCAGTAGGAGAAGCCATTCCTTGGTTTCTACAGAATGAAGAACCCGATTTAATCTTTGCCGACATTCAATTGACAGATGGGTTGTCATTGGAAATATTCGAGCAGGTAGTATTGAAACACAGCGCTATTATCTTTGTGACGAGTTTTGATCATTATGCGGTGAAAGCGTTTAAACTAAACAGTATTGATTATTTATTAAAACCCATTGATCCGACAGCGTTAGTAGCTGCAATCAATAAGTACAGAACACAACAGAATAGAATCGGACAAAAAGTACAAATCCTCAAGACCGCGCATGATGCTCCTGCTTATGCTAAACGGCTAATGACGAAAGTGGGTATGCACATCAAAATGGTTTTACTTGAGGAAGTAGTGTGTTTTTATAGGGAAGATCGCGGAGTGTATATGGCGACGAGAGAAGGGAAAAATCAGTTGTTAGAAGAATCTTCAATTGAAGCTGTTTTAAAAATGGTTGATCCAACTAAGTTTTTTCGCGTTAATCGCTATCAAGTTGTGGCGATTGATCATATTGTTCAAATCGTTCAACTGTCGACTTCTCGACTTAAATTAGTATTGTTGAACTATAGTGATGAGGTGATTGTCAGCAGAGAACGCGTGAGTGATTTTAAACTGTGGCTTGGGGCAAATTAA
- the rpsU gene encoding 30S ribosomal protein S21, which yields MLIIPIKDGENIDRALKRYKRKFDRTGTLRQLRSRQHFTKPSVLKRDKMQKAAYIQGLRDSVEI from the coding sequence ATGTTGATCATTCCAATTAAAGACGGAGAAAATATCGATAGAGCACTAAAGCGCTACAAAAGAAAATTTGACAGAACAGGTACGTTACGTCAATTAAGATCTCGTCAGCACTTTACAAAACCGTCGGTTTTAAAAAGAGACAAAATGCAAAAAGCTGCATATATCCAAGGATTAAGAGATTCAGTAGAAATCTAG
- a CDS encoding TonB-dependent receptor produces MKIRFGLLVTLGWFTLQAQHIRIAGTVLNKKHKPIEQVNVYLEGSFDGALSDAKGYFSFEVEDSLVEGVLKLKHPNYLHLTVPIAIKPNTVHQFVMQEGEELLGEIVIKTEGNDQRRKSEHFVFNAMDVVSTAGSPGNIMGVLNTLPGAQTNGEDGRLLIRGGKAEESGMYVNGIKVFQPYTATVGNVPVRSKFNPFLFKGMSFSAGGYSAEFGDALSGILELDTSNAIDPSRKDSSISTVGVSFAETHQWGKNSLSYHLNYLNLGAYTKVIKQQYTTKKPFATTSGEMVYKREIKEGGYKLYVAVDLSEMEYEQAVKPSQRIDTLSFRSNNVYLNSVYLKKLTPFLKLDIGTGLGYTHYKGNYNEKYMGRKNWDLNQKVKLSYQWNRALHTMVGVDIHRAQLDLTRGIEGYTQDIEADATNTAFFVENNWTIVPDLTLRAGVRVNKYTAIPTWTIEPRTRVTYQLDAKQQLSFSYGIFNQTLALEQALEVKKEDWMQASHYILNYSYTFKKRELRTELFYKTYDKLLLTPVREEKAFTQLGEGYARGLDLFWRDNTTFKNFAYWITYTYLDSKRKEAYWEQSIQPSYVSKHHVAVVTKYWIEKWKSQVSMTYNYSSPRYFYSVDSTNQVRYTTSAIHNVSLSWAYLVSGQKILYASVDNLLGRNPTYAYQFNQIGGQPDLVQASAKRFIYVGFMWTISKDKKSNQLENL; encoded by the coding sequence ATGAAAATACGGTTTGGTTTGTTGGTCACCTTGGGATGGTTTACCCTGCAAGCGCAGCATATACGAATAGCAGGGACTGTGCTAAATAAGAAGCATAAACCTATTGAACAAGTCAATGTGTATCTTGAAGGAAGTTTTGACGGAGCGTTGTCTGATGCGAAAGGATATTTTTCATTTGAAGTTGAAGATAGCCTGGTAGAGGGGGTGTTGAAATTAAAGCACCCAAATTATCTCCATCTCACAGTTCCCATTGCAATCAAACCCAATACTGTTCATCAGTTTGTCATGCAGGAAGGTGAAGAGTTGCTAGGAGAAATCGTCATCAAGACAGAGGGGAATGATCAAAGAAGAAAAAGTGAGCATTTCGTTTTTAATGCCATGGATGTTGTTAGTACTGCAGGGAGTCCAGGTAATATTATGGGGGTTTTGAATACTTTGCCAGGTGCACAAACTAATGGGGAAGACGGACGACTTTTAATACGGGGGGGAAAAGCAGAGGAAAGCGGTATGTATGTCAATGGGATTAAAGTATTTCAACCTTATACGGCTACAGTAGGAAATGTACCTGTTCGATCTAAATTTAATCCGTTCTTGTTTAAAGGGATGTCATTTTCTGCAGGAGGATATAGTGCGGAATTTGGAGACGCTTTATCAGGTATATTGGAATTAGATACTTCGAATGCAATTGATCCATCGCGAAAAGATAGTTCTATTTCTACCGTTGGAGTTAGTTTTGCTGAAACGCATCAGTGGGGGAAAAACTCGTTGTCTTACCATTTGAACTACCTAAATTTAGGAGCGTACACCAAGGTTATCAAACAACAGTATACAACGAAAAAACCATTTGCCACTACATCAGGTGAAATGGTGTATAAACGAGAGATAAAAGAAGGAGGATATAAACTGTATGTTGCAGTTGACCTCTCTGAAATGGAATATGAACAAGCTGTAAAGCCAAGTCAGCGAATCGATACCTTATCTTTTCGATCAAATAACGTTTATCTGAATAGTGTATACCTTAAAAAACTAACGCCGTTTTTAAAATTAGATATCGGTACGGGATTAGGCTATACTCATTATAAAGGAAATTATAATGAAAAGTACATGGGAAGGAAGAATTGGGATTTGAATCAAAAAGTAAAGTTGTCATATCAATGGAATCGAGCGTTGCATACGATGGTTGGAGTAGATATTCATCGTGCTCAATTAGATTTGACAAGAGGGATAGAGGGATATACTCAAGATATCGAAGCCGATGCAACAAACACTGCATTCTTTGTTGAGAATAACTGGACAATTGTACCTGATTTAACGCTGAGAGCAGGAGTGCGAGTAAATAAATATACTGCAATTCCAACATGGACGATTGAACCAAGAACGAGAGTAACCTATCAATTGGATGCTAAACAACAGCTCTCTTTTTCATATGGAATTTTTAATCAAACACTAGCACTCGAACAGGCATTGGAGGTGAAAAAAGAAGATTGGATGCAGGCCAGTCACTATATCCTGAATTATTCTTACACCTTTAAAAAACGAGAGCTAAGGACTGAATTGTTTTACAAAACCTATGATAAGTTGCTGCTAACTCCTGTAAGAGAAGAAAAAGCATTCACGCAATTAGGAGAAGGATATGCAAGAGGTCTAGACTTGTTTTGGAGAGACAATACAACCTTTAAAAACTTTGCGTATTGGATAACCTATACCTATCTCGATTCTAAGCGAAAGGAGGCGTATTGGGAGCAATCGATACAACCCTCGTATGTATCAAAGCATCACGTAGCTGTTGTGACGAAATACTGGATAGAAAAATGGAAATCTCAAGTAAGTATGACTTATAACTACAGTAGCCCCCGTTATTTTTATTCGGTTGATAGCACAAATCAAGTGCGGTATACAACTAGTGCTATTCACAATGTGAGTCTAAGTTGGGCTTATTTAGTAAGCGGACAGAAAATACTCTATGCTTCGGTGGATAATCTACTGGGACGCAATCCTACCTATGCTTATCAGTTTAATCAAATTGGAGGACAACCAGATTTGGTTCAGGCTTCTGCAAAGCGATTTATCTATGTTGGGTTTATGTGGACAATTAGCAAAGATAAAAAGTCAAATCAATTAGAGAATCTATAA